One window from the genome of Chroococcidiopsis sp. TS-821 encodes:
- the nifB gene encoding nitrogenase cofactor biosynthesis protein NifB, with translation MTPPTGLLTAPTAKTTKSNSCGCSSTNTATDLDEKTKARIEKHPCYSEEAHHHYARMHVAVAPACNIQCNYCNRKYDCANESRPGVVSELLTPEEAAHKVLVIAGKIPQMTVLGIAGPGDPLANPEKTFRTFELIAEKAPDIKLCLSTNGLMLPDYVDRIKQLNVDHVTITINMVDPEIGAKIYPWVHYRRKRYRGIEGVKILHEKQMEGLQALKEADILCKVNSVMIPGINDEHLVEVDEVIRAKGAFLHNIMPLISAPEHGTHFGLTGQRGPTPKELKALQDKCSGNMKMMRHCRQCRADAVGLLGEDRSQEFTKEKFMEMTPEYNLEQRQEVHAEIEKSKERIKAVKEQTKTAKKTANSPKILVAVATKGGGLVNQHFGHAKEFQVFEVDANEAKFVGHRKIDHYCQSGYGEAATLEHIIKAIADCKAVLVSKIGHCPQEELHKAGIQTVEAYDVIEKVASEFYAQYLQTQQGE, from the coding sequence ATGACACCACCTACAGGACTTTTAACTGCCCCTACGGCAAAAACTACTAAATCCAACAGTTGTGGTTGCAGCAGTACCAACACCGCAACTGATTTAGACGAAAAAACCAAAGCGCGGATTGAGAAACATCCTTGTTATAGCGAAGAAGCACATCATCACTATGCAAGAATGCACGTTGCCGTAGCACCAGCTTGCAATATTCAATGCAACTATTGCAACCGCAAGTATGACTGTGCAAACGAAAGTCGTCCTGGTGTTGTCAGCGAATTGTTAACACCAGAAGAAGCAGCACACAAAGTGTTAGTGATTGCAGGCAAAATTCCCCAAATGACAGTATTGGGAATTGCGGGACCTGGAGATCCTTTAGCGAATCCAGAAAAGACTTTTCGCACGTTTGAGTTGATTGCAGAAAAAGCCCCCGATATTAAACTTTGCCTATCTACCAACGGATTGATGCTTCCCGATTACGTCGACCGCATTAAACAACTCAACGTCGATCACGTCACGATCACGATTAATATGGTAGACCCTGAAATTGGAGCAAAGATTTATCCTTGGGTTCACTATCGCCGCAAGCGCTACAGAGGTATTGAAGGAGTAAAAATTTTGCACGAAAAGCAGATGGAGGGATTACAAGCCCTTAAAGAAGCTGACATTTTGTGCAAAGTCAACTCGGTAATGATTCCAGGAATTAATGACGAACACTTAGTCGAAGTAGACGAAGTCATTCGCGCTAAAGGTGCATTTCTGCACAATATTATGCCGCTGATTTCTGCACCCGAACACGGTACGCATTTTGGTTTAACAGGTCAACGCGGTCCTACACCCAAAGAACTTAAAGCGCTGCAAGATAAGTGTTCTGGCAACATGAAAATGATGCGCCATTGTCGTCAGTGTCGCGCCGATGCGGTGGGATTGTTAGGCGAAGACCGGAGTCAAGAATTTACCAAAGAGAAATTCATGGAAATGACTCCAGAATACAACTTAGAGCAACGTCAAGAAGTTCATGCAGAGATAGAAAAGTCGAAGGAACGAATCAAAGCTGTCAAAGAACAAACAAAAACCGCTAAGAAAACTGCTAACAGTCCAAAAATCTTAGTTGCAGTCGCTACCAAAGGCGGTGGGTTGGTGAACCAGCACTTTGGTCACGCGAAGGAATTTCAAGTATTTGAAGTTGATGCGAACGAAGCTAAATTTGTCGGACATCGTAAAATTGACCACTATTGCCAAAGCGGATACGGCGAAGCAGCAACGCTAGAACACATTATCAAAGCGATCGCCGATTGCAAAGCAGTTTTAGTTTCTAAGATTGGTCACTGTCCGCAAGAAGAATTGCACAAAGCTGGAATTCAAACAGTTGAAGCTTACGACGTGATTGAAAAAGTTGCCAGTGAATTTTACGCACAGTATTTGCAAACTCAGCAAGGAGAATAG
- a CDS encoding DUF362 domain-containing protein: protein MAYTITSQCISCDRCLSVCPTNAIKVTDGKHWIDSTLCTNCVGSTYSVPQCVAGCPTYDGCIEQPSDYWESWFMTYNRLVGKLTKKQDYWERWFDTYSQKFAGVLQSQRDRNLTLTSTPAN, encoded by the coding sequence ATGGCTTACACAATTACTAGCCAATGTATTTCCTGCGATCGCTGTCTTTCAGTTTGTCCTACCAACGCGATTAAAGTAACCGACGGCAAACACTGGATTGATTCTACGCTTTGTACAAACTGTGTTGGTAGCACTTACAGCGTTCCTCAATGTGTTGCAGGTTGTCCCACTTATGACGGATGTATCGAACAACCTAGCGATTACTGGGAGTCGTGGTTTATGACCTACAACCGCTTAGTTGGCAAGTTAACTAAAAAACAAGATTACTGGGAACGTTGGTTTGATACTTACTCGCAAAAATTCGCTGGAGTGTTGCAATCTCAACGCGATCGCAACTTAACCTTAACATCAACTCCGGCTAATTAA
- the nifS gene encoding cysteine desulfurase NifS, translated as MQTCIYLDNNATTKVDPEVVEAMLPYLTQYYGNPSSMHTFGGQVGKAVKQARQQVAALIGADDSEIVFTSCGTEGDNAAIRAALQAQPEKRHIVTTQVEHPAVLNVCKQLETQGYSVTYLSVNRQGQIDLDELEASMTGNTALVTIMYANNETGVVFPIEQIGLRVKEFGALFHVDAVQAVGKVPLNMKTSTVDLLTLSGHKLHAPKGIGALYVRRGVRFRPLLVGGHQERGRRAGTENVPGIIALGKAAELAQTYIKDVKHEKQLRDRLEKTLLETIPDCEVNGDRKNRLPNTTNIGFKYIEGEAILLSLNQYGICASSGSACTSGSLEPSHVLRAMGLPYTTLHGSIRFSLSRYTTATEIDRVIEVMPLIVERLRALSPFNNDRADWLQGREESLAVGNV; from the coding sequence ATGCAAACTTGCATTTATCTCGACAACAATGCCACCACAAAAGTAGACCCCGAAGTTGTAGAGGCAATGCTGCCTTACCTAACTCAATATTACGGTAATCCTTCGAGTATGCATACCTTTGGTGGGCAAGTCGGCAAAGCAGTAAAACAAGCACGACAACAAGTTGCAGCCTTAATTGGTGCAGATGATTCGGAAATTGTCTTCACAAGTTGCGGTACAGAAGGAGACAACGCCGCAATTCGCGCCGCATTGCAAGCTCAGCCAGAAAAGCGACACATTGTGACAACGCAAGTAGAACACCCCGCAGTGTTGAATGTCTGCAAGCAGTTGGAAACGCAGGGGTATAGCGTTACCTATCTTTCAGTCAATCGCCAAGGACAAATCGATCTTGATGAACTAGAAGCATCAATGACAGGTAACACGGCGTTAGTGACGATTATGTATGCCAACAACGAAACAGGCGTGGTATTTCCTATCGAACAAATTGGGTTGCGAGTAAAAGAGTTTGGCGCGCTCTTCCACGTCGATGCGGTACAAGCAGTAGGGAAAGTACCTTTAAATATGAAGACTAGCACCGTTGATTTATTAACGTTGTCAGGTCACAAGTTACACGCACCCAAGGGAATTGGTGCTTTGTATGTGCGGCGTGGTGTGAGGTTCCGTCCTCTCTTAGTAGGAGGACATCAAGAACGAGGGCGCAGGGCGGGCACAGAGAATGTTCCTGGTATTATTGCCTTGGGCAAAGCCGCAGAATTAGCGCAGACATATATCAAAGATGTCAAACACGAAAAACAACTGCGCGATCGCTTAGAAAAAACTTTACTAGAGACAATTCCAGATTGTGAAGTTAACGGCGATCGCAAAAACAGATTGCCAAACACCACCAACATCGGTTTTAAATACATCGAAGGCGAAGCGATTTTACTATCCCTCAATCAATACGGTATTTGTGCGTCATCGGGTTCTGCTTGCACTTCTGGTTCTTTAGAACCCTCTCATGTTCTACGGGCAATGGGCTTACCTTACACGACTTTGCACGGTTCAATTCGGTTTAGTTTGTCGCGTTACACAACCGCCACCGAGATCGATCGCGTTATAGAAGTTATGCCTTTAATTGTCGAACGCCTCCGCGCCCTTTCTCCCTTCAACAACGATCGAGCCGACTGGCTACAAGGACGGGAAGAGTCACTAGCAGTGGGAAATGTGTAA
- the nifU gene encoding Fe-S cluster assembly protein NifU has translation MWDYTDKVMELFYNPKNQGLIEDNQEPGIAVVFGEVGSIACGDALRLHLKIDIAKDQILDARFQTFGCTSAIASSSALTELIKGLTLDEALKVTNKDIAEYLGGLPEAKMHCSVMGQEALEAAIFKYRGIPIDAHEEDEGALICSCFGISESKIRRVIQENNLTTAEQVTNYVKAGGGCGSCLADIDDLIAAVTKESALNIATNIATAQEQSQRPLTTVQKIALIQKVLDEEVRPLLIADGGDVELYDVAGDLVQVTLQGACGSCSSSTATLKVAIEAKLQARVSQKLLVEAV, from the coding sequence ATGTGGGACTATACAGATAAAGTCATGGAACTCTTCTACAATCCGAAAAACCAGGGATTGATAGAAGACAATCAAGAACCAGGAATCGCAGTTGTCTTTGGTGAAGTCGGTAGTATCGCTTGCGGAGATGCCCTAAGACTGCACCTCAAAATAGACATAGCTAAAGATCAAATTCTAGATGCGCGGTTTCAAACTTTTGGTTGCACGAGTGCGATCGCTTCTTCTTCAGCATTAACTGAGTTAATCAAAGGTTTGACTTTAGATGAAGCACTCAAAGTCACCAATAAAGATATTGCAGAATACCTTGGCGGACTACCAGAAGCCAAGATGCACTGTTCAGTCATGGGACAAGAAGCGCTAGAAGCCGCAATTTTCAAGTACCGAGGTATTCCAATAGACGCGCATGAAGAAGATGAAGGAGCATTAATCTGTAGTTGCTTTGGAATCAGCGAGTCCAAGATTCGCCGTGTCATTCAAGAAAACAACCTCACAACTGCTGAACAAGTAACAAACTATGTAAAGGCGGGTGGTGGGTGCGGTTCGTGTCTTGCAGATATTGATGACTTAATTGCTGCGGTGACTAAGGAATCTGCCTTAAACATCGCCACAAATATTGCAACAGCGCAGGAACAATCGCAACGTCCGCTGACTACTGTACAGAAAATTGCCTTGATTCAAAAAGTTTTAGATGAAGAAGTGAGACCGCTACTGATTGCTGATGGGGGAGATGTTGAATTGTACGACGTAGCAGGCGATCTCGTCCAGGTGACATTGCAAGGTGCTTGCGGTTCGTGTTCTAGCAGTACAGCAACGCTCAAAGTTGCAATCGAAGCCAAGTTGCAAGCACGTGTTAGCCAAAAGTTGCTAGTAGAAGCAGTTTAG
- the nifH gene encoding nitrogenase iron protein gives MRQIAFYGKGGIGKSTTSQNTIAGLAEMGERIMIVGCDPKADSTRLMLHSKAQTTILHLAAERGAVEDLELEEVLLTGYKGVKCVESGGPEPGVGCAGRGIITAINFLEENGAYEDIDFVSYDVLGDVVCGGFAMPIREGKAQEIYIVCSGEMMAMYAANNIARGILKYAHSGGVRLGGLICNSRKVDREVELIEALAEKLNTQMIHFVPRDNVVQHAELRRMTVIEYAPNCSQADEYRALAKKIKENEKLTIPTPISMDELEELLVEFGILGDDKEYEHLIGKTAEEVAVV, from the coding sequence ATTAGACAGATTGCATTTTACGGTAAAGGTGGTATCGGTAAATCCACCACTTCCCAAAATACAATTGCCGGTTTGGCAGAAATGGGCGAACGCATCATGATCGTAGGCTGCGACCCCAAAGCTGACTCCACCCGCTTGATGCTGCACAGCAAAGCCCAAACAACTATTCTACACTTAGCTGCCGAACGCGGTGCAGTTGAAGATCTAGAGTTAGAAGAAGTTCTACTCACAGGCTACAAAGGTGTCAAGTGTGTTGAGTCAGGCGGTCCCGAACCTGGAGTAGGTTGTGCAGGACGGGGAATCATCACCGCGATCAACTTCCTAGAAGAAAATGGTGCTTACGAAGATATTGACTTTGTTTCCTACGACGTATTAGGTGACGTCGTTTGCGGTGGTTTCGCCATGCCCATCCGTGAAGGTAAAGCTCAAGAAATCTACATCGTATGCTCTGGTGAAATGATGGCGATGTATGCTGCCAATAATATTGCACGAGGCATTCTCAAGTATGCTCACTCGGGTGGCGTACGCTTGGGAGGGCTAATTTGCAATAGCCGTAAAGTTGACCGCGAAGTCGAATTGATCGAGGCATTAGCAGAGAAGCTCAACACCCAGATGATTCACTTCGTACCACGCGACAACGTCGTGCAACACGCAGAACTCCGCCGCATGACCGTCATTGAGTATGCACCGAACTGCAGTCAAGCCGACGAGTATCGCGCCCTTGCCAAGAAAATCAAGGAAAACGAAAAGCTCACGATTCCTACCCCAATTTCAATGGACGAATTAGAAGAGCTACTCGTTGAATTCGGTATCCTCGGCGACGACAAAGAATACGAACATCTCATCGGCAAGACAGCGGAAGAAGTTGCCGTTGTGTAA
- the nifD gene encoding nitrogenase molybdenum-iron protein alpha chain — MTPPEDTLEQTTTTVDKKALIKEVLEVYPDKAKKKREKHLNVYEEGKSDCGVKSNIKSVPGSMTTRGCAYAGSKGVVWGPIKDMIHISHGPVGCGYYSWSGRRNYYIGTTGIDTFGTMQFTSDFQERDIVFGGDKKLAKLIAELEELFPLNRGISIQSECPIGLIGDDIEAVAKKATKEIGKTVVPVRCEGFRGVSQSLGHHIANDSIRDWVFPQADKKKKELGIEGSPYDVAIIGDYNIGGDAWSSRILLEEIGLRVVAQWSGDGTLNEMMLTPTVKLNLVHCYRSMNYISRHMEEAYGIPWLEYNFFGPTKIAESLREIASRFDETIQQKAEAVIAKYQAQCDAVIEKYRPRLEGKTVALMVGGLRPRHVVPAFHDLGMKLVSTGYEFGHNDDYKRTTHYIENGTLIYDDVSAYEFEQFVKELKPDLIASGIKEKYVFQKMALPFRQMHSWDYSGPYHGYDGFAIFARDMDLALNSPTWSLIGAPWKKS; from the coding sequence ATGACACCTCCAGAAGACACTTTAGAACAAACAACGACCACTGTTGACAAGAAAGCACTCATCAAAGAAGTCTTAGAAGTTTACCCAGACAAAGCGAAGAAAAAACGGGAAAAACACCTCAACGTCTACGAAGAAGGCAAATCTGACTGCGGCGTTAAATCAAATATTAAGTCCGTTCCTGGTTCCATGACGACTCGTGGCTGTGCCTATGCAGGTTCTAAGGGTGTGGTCTGGGGTCCGATTAAAGACATGATCCACATTAGTCACGGTCCTGTAGGTTGCGGTTATTACTCGTGGTCTGGTCGTCGCAACTACTACATTGGTACGACAGGAATTGACACCTTCGGGACAATGCAGTTTACTTCCGACTTCCAAGAACGCGATATCGTTTTTGGCGGTGATAAAAAACTCGCCAAGCTGATTGCCGAACTCGAAGAACTCTTTCCACTCAACCGAGGCATTTCGATTCAGTCTGAATGTCCTATTGGTTTAATCGGTGATGATATTGAAGCCGTGGCCAAGAAAGCAACAAAAGAAATTGGTAAAACTGTTGTACCTGTACGCTGCGAAGGCTTTCGAGGTGTGTCGCAATCGCTCGGACACCACATCGCTAATGACTCGATCCGTGACTGGGTTTTTCCGCAAGCTGACAAGAAGAAAAAAGAATTGGGTATTGAAGGCTCACCTTACGATGTCGCAATTATTGGAGACTACAACATTGGCGGTGATGCTTGGTCTAGCCGCATCTTATTAGAAGAAATTGGCTTGCGCGTAGTTGCTCAATGGTCTGGAGACGGTACTCTCAACGAGATGATGCTGACTCCGACCGTGAAGCTGAATTTAGTTCACTGCTATCGCTCGATGAACTACATCAGCCGCCATATGGAAGAAGCATATGGTATTCCTTGGTTGGAGTATAACTTCTTTGGTCCAACGAAGATTGCTGAATCCTTACGGGAGATTGCATCTAGATTTGACGAAACAATTCAACAAAAGGCAGAAGCAGTTATTGCCAAATATCAGGCACAATGCGATGCCGTTATTGAAAAATATCGCCCGCGCTTAGAAGGTAAAACTGTAGCCCTCATGGTTGGTGGTTTGCGTCCGCGCCACGTTGTTCCTGCTTTCCACGATTTGGGTATGAAGTTGGTCAGTACAGGCTATGAATTTGGTCACAATGATGACTACAAGCGTACTACTCACTACATCGAAAACGGTACGTTGATTTATGATGACGTTTCTGCTTATGAATTTGAGCAGTTTGTGAAAGAATTAAAGCCGGATTTGATTGCTTCTGGGATCAAAGAAAAATACGTCTTCCAGAAAATGGCATTGCCTTTCCGTCAGATGCACTCCTGGGATTACTCTGGTCCTTACCACGGCTATGACGGTTTTGCCATCTTTGCTAGAGATATGGATTTAGCACTGAATAGCCCTACTTGGAGTTTAATTGGCGCACCGTGGAAGAAGAGCTAG